A genomic segment from Luteibacter aegosomatis encodes:
- a CDS encoding DUF736 domain-containing protein, translating to MANIGTFTADKDGYTGTLRTLTLNVNVKVKLVPNDKGSSENAPDFRLQAASHNIGAAWKKTSEAGREYLSVTLDDPSFPAPIYARLIEGESGTHDLIWSRTKPQAA from the coding sequence ATGGCTAACATCGGCACCTTCACCGCAGACAAAGATGGCTACACCGGCACGCTTCGTACCCTGACGCTCAACGTCAACGTCAAGGTCAAGCTGGTTCCCAACGACAAAGGCAGCAGCGAGAATGCCCCTGACTTCCGCCTGCAGGCCGCCAGTCACAACATCGGCGCGGCGTGGAAGAAGACCAGCGAGGCCGGACGCGAATACCTGTCCGTGACGCTCGACGATCCTTCGTTCCCGGCGCCGATCTATGCCCGCCTGATCGAAGGCGAGAGCGGCACGCACGATCTGATCTGGTCGCGCACCAAACCGCAGGCGGCATAA
- a CDS encoding helix-turn-helix domain-containing protein, whose translation MQKRTVQRGRPAGTTTFDAELAQAFGAAVRALRTERGIAQETLANLAGVERSHMGKVERGEHQPTLSLIFKIAGALECSTTVLMAEAESRLRAIEA comes from the coding sequence ATGCAGAAGCGTACCGTCCAGCGCGGCCGACCGGCCGGCACCACCACCTTTGACGCCGAACTGGCCCAGGCCTTCGGCGCGGCGGTGCGTGCGCTGCGCACGGAGCGCGGCATCGCGCAGGAAACGCTGGCCAATCTAGCAGGCGTCGAGCGTTCCCATATGGGCAAGGTCGAGCGTGGCGAGCACCAGCCCACGCTGTCGCTCATCTTCAAGATCGCAGGCGCACTCGAATGCAGCACGACAGTGCTGATGGCCGAGGCCGAAAGCCGTCTTCGGGCTATCGAAGCGTAG
- a CDS encoding DUF2958 domain-containing protein — MTMLITDDDRIRLLANGQACADGQETDPLPVVRLFTPDAHLTWLLAALDPADGDTAHGLIYLGLGMPALGTVKLSDLASIVGPRKQPVMRDRYFQSMRRLSEYLRLAEENGSIPD; from the coding sequence ATGACGATGCTCATCACCGACGACGACCGCATCCGCTTGCTGGCCAATGGCCAAGCCTGCGCTGACGGGCAAGAAACCGATCCACTGCCGGTTGTTCGCTTGTTCACGCCAGATGCGCACCTGACCTGGCTGCTGGCCGCGCTTGACCCCGCAGACGGTGACACCGCTCATGGCCTGATCTACCTGGGGCTAGGCATGCCTGCCCTGGGCACGGTGAAGCTGTCCGATTTGGCATCCATCGTCGGCCCACGCAAGCAGCCCGTGATGCGTGATCGCTACTTCCAGTCGATGCGGCGATTGTCGGAATATCTGCGGCTGGCCGAGGAAAACGGCTCTATTCCAGACTGA
- a CDS encoding DUF2285 domain-containing protein: MADPSAEHHEHWYPTAAYLYTLHLNGPALAWEYLRRNPDYRLDWLRRRRRPDAAERWGLRLLEDPALDARDAHPTWFPDHDAVVQLYPDADPPPDAMVFEFWRIPGTKHLIHDGKRLVLMARWPGCCLRFALGPGLEDGMAYLYATRACATPCARYRTLAAELDALAAATVGVPAATARSRPTSAAVLELHTLQALDATMAGASLREVAEGLFGVDAIVADWHKDSALRARVRRLIRRGEALMLGGYRSLAQLPPVAS, translated from the coding sequence ATGGCAGACCCGAGCGCCGAACACCACGAGCATTGGTATCCGACCGCCGCGTATCTTTACACGCTGCATCTCAATGGCCCAGCCCTGGCCTGGGAGTACCTGCGCCGCAATCCTGATTACCGGCTCGACTGGCTGCGCCGTCGCCGCAGGCCAGATGCTGCCGAGCGCTGGGGGCTACGCCTGCTGGAAGACCCGGCGCTGGATGCGCGGGACGCGCACCCGACCTGGTTTCCCGATCACGACGCCGTGGTGCAGCTCTACCCAGACGCCGACCCGCCGCCCGATGCGATGGTGTTCGAGTTCTGGCGAATTCCAGGCACCAAACATCTGATCCACGATGGCAAGCGTCTGGTGCTGATGGCGCGATGGCCGGGGTGCTGCCTGCGCTTCGCGCTCGGGCCGGGCCTAGAGGACGGCATGGCCTACCTCTACGCCACCCGCGCCTGCGCCACGCCCTGCGCGCGCTATCGCACGCTGGCGGCCGAGCTGGACGCCCTGGCCGCCGCCACGGTTGGCGTGCCTGCGGCGACGGCCCGTTCCCGGCCCACATCCGCCGCGGTGCTGGAGTTGCACACCTTGCAGGCGCTCGACGCGACCATGGCGGGTGCATCCTTGCGCGAAGTGGCCGAAGGGCTGTTCGGTGTGGATGCCATCGTGGCTGACTGGCACAAGGACAGCGCCTTGCGTGCCCGCGTGCGGCGGTTGATACGGCGTGGCGAGGCGCTGATGCTCGGCGGCTATCGCAGCCTGGCACAGCTTCCGCCAGTTGCATCGTAG
- a CDS encoding helix-turn-helix transcriptional regulator, translated as MRPAPLRPAAAAVAAPAQPQRYLTNDEAADYLRLSPRTLEKQRVMGGGPKFRKFGRRVMYAVSDLDAWADARSFDATSDPEYAERHVGDYRDRR; from the coding sequence ATGCGTCCTGCTCCCTTGCGGCCTGCCGCCGCTGCTGTCGCTGCGCCCGCGCAGCCCCAACGCTATCTCACCAACGACGAAGCCGCCGACTACCTGCGCCTGTCGCCGCGCACGCTGGAGAAACAGCGCGTGATGGGCGGCGGCCCGAAGTTCCGTAAGTTCGGCCGCCGTGTCATGTACGCAGTATCCGACCTCGATGCCTGGGCCGATGCGCGCAGTTTCGATGCCACGTCCGACCCGGAGTACGCCGAGCGCCATGTGGGTGACTACCGTGATCGCCGCTGA
- a CDS encoding replication initiator protein A, whose amino-acid sequence MSSPSLPLRQRPVQQREQLGLFRALPGDMAPRDSQDLMAYPFFSLGKSKRVKPIDFRAGNVTIRVEGTQEHGIATIWDADILIWAASQIVEAKDAGLPTSRLMRATPYEILRFIGRGKSLRDYQRLKAALDRLQSTTVATSIRETTGRRLHRFSWINEWKELADASGTPLGIELILPDWFYAGVVDAALVLTIDPTYFRLTGGIERWLYRLVRKHAGRQEHGWQFDFQHLYRKSGSVARFYDFAADLRALVARQSLPGYVLGIERMPGEKTELLIFRPVPPTARG is encoded by the coding sequence ATGTCCAGCCCATCGCTGCCCCTGCGGCAGCGACCAGTGCAGCAGCGCGAACAGCTCGGCCTGTTCCGTGCGCTGCCGGGCGACATGGCGCCGCGCGACAGCCAGGACTTGATGGCCTATCCGTTCTTCTCGCTGGGCAAGTCCAAGCGGGTCAAGCCCATCGACTTCCGCGCGGGAAACGTGACGATCCGCGTGGAAGGCACCCAGGAACACGGCATCGCCACGATCTGGGATGCCGACATCCTGATCTGGGCCGCCTCGCAGATCGTCGAAGCAAAGGATGCGGGCTTACCCACGTCGCGGCTGATGCGCGCGACACCCTACGAGATCCTGCGCTTCATCGGGCGGGGCAAGTCGCTGCGCGACTACCAACGCCTCAAAGCGGCACTGGATCGCCTGCAATCGACCACGGTGGCCACGTCCATCCGCGAAACCACGGGAAGGCGATTGCATCGCTTCTCGTGGATCAACGAGTGGAAGGAACTGGCCGATGCCAGCGGCACGCCGCTGGGCATCGAGCTGATCCTGCCGGACTGGTTCTACGCGGGCGTGGTGGACGCCGCCCTGGTACTGACCATCGACCCGACGTACTTCCGGCTCACTGGCGGCATCGAGCGGTGGCTGTACCGCCTGGTGCGCAAGCACGCCGGCCGGCAGGAGCACGGCTGGCAGTTCGACTTCCAGCACCTGTACCGCAAGTCGGGCAGCGTGGCGCGCTTCTACGACTTCGCCGCCGACCTGCGCGCCCTGGTGGCGCGGCAGTCGCTGCCCGGCTACGTCCTCGGCATCGAGCGGATGCCTGGCGAGAAAACCGAACTGCTGATCTTCCGGCCCGTGCCGCCCACGGCACGGGGATAA
- the parA gene encoding ParA family partition ATPase, with amino-acid sequence MILALLNQKGGVGKTTLATHIAGELAMRGQHVVLLDADPQGSSLDWTQRRSQQGLPRLFSAVGLARETLHQEAPELVRRADHVVIDGPPRIAALARSALLAAERVLIPVQPSPYDLWASSEMVSLIREAQVFRPLLRAAFVINRRVSTTIIGREARQSLAEQPLPALRSEVRQRIVFADSVAAGRLARETAPDSAAAREITALVDELLRWPT; translated from the coding sequence ATGATCCTCGCTCTGCTCAACCAGAAAGGCGGTGTCGGCAAGACCACGCTCGCCACCCACATCGCGGGCGAGCTGGCGATGCGCGGCCAGCATGTCGTCCTGCTGGATGCCGACCCGCAGGGTTCATCGCTGGACTGGACGCAGCGCCGCAGCCAGCAAGGCTTGCCACGGCTGTTCAGCGCCGTGGGCCTGGCCCGCGAAACGCTGCATCAGGAAGCGCCAGAACTCGTCAGGCGGGCCGATCACGTCGTCATTGATGGGCCACCGCGCATCGCCGCCCTGGCGCGCTCCGCGCTGCTGGCGGCCGAGCGCGTGCTGATCCCCGTGCAGCCCAGCCCCTACGACCTCTGGGCCAGCTCGGAAATGGTTTCGCTGATCCGCGAGGCGCAGGTGTTCCGTCCGCTGCTCCGCGCAGCCTTCGTCATCAACCGGCGCGTCAGCACCACCATCATCGGGCGCGAGGCGCGGCAATCGCTGGCCGAACAGCCGCTGCCCGCGCTGCGTTCGGAAGTGCGTCAGCGCATCGTGTTCGCCGACAGCGTCGCCGCTGGCCGGCTCGCACGCGAGACGGCGCCCGACAGCGCCGCCGCCCGCGAAATCACGGCCCTGGTGGACGAACTGCTGCGGTGGCCGACATGA
- a CDS encoding chromosome partitioning protein ParB codes for MTAKQPPRGKRVGIGARSPANPHAEAWIRQGDADAPGKGDLYTARLTLDITPAMRARIKVSAFTQGVTVADLLRGLLEREFPENHRENTP; via the coding sequence ATGACAGCCAAGCAGCCACCACGCGGCAAGCGCGTCGGCATCGGCGCACGTTCGCCCGCGAATCCGCACGCCGAGGCGTGGATTCGCCAGGGCGATGCCGATGCGCCGGGCAAGGGCGACCTCTACACCGCGCGCCTGACCCTCGACATCACGCCCGCCATGCGGGCGCGCATCAAGGTGTCTGCCTTCACGCAAGGCGTGACCGTGGCCGACCTGCTGCGCGGCCTGCTGGAGCGGGAGTTTCCCGAGAACCACAGGGAGAACACACCATGA
- a CDS encoding DUF2840 domain-containing protein: MTASASPAAGAAKAAPQPSFIVPSGQSASAPLTRVALAYIESRFKLYLRFGEPARTLRLDRWRRCAVFLPGAMLCRIRWQANDYGTIRWQLMVMQVCTPLDAIQRIPGVQPGARLLLHAEGDANVRAVLERIDAIEALGIAAIDVSPAYWRTLGNRLAARLALPEYTAERHAAWLAGKVLP, encoded by the coding sequence ATGACGGCATCCGCTTCGCCTGCCGCTGGCGCGGCCAAGGCTGCGCCACAGCCATCATTCATCGTGCCTTCCGGCCAATCCGCCAGCGCGCCGCTGACGCGCGTGGCGCTGGCCTACATCGAGTCCCGTTTCAAGCTCTATCTGCGCTTCGGAGAACCGGCGCGCACGCTGCGGCTCGACCGCTGGCGACGCTGCGCGGTGTTCCTGCCGGGCGCGATGCTCTGCCGTATCCGCTGGCAGGCCAACGACTATGGCACGATCCGCTGGCAGCTCATGGTGATGCAGGTTTGCACGCCACTGGACGCCATACAGCGCATTCCCGGCGTGCAGCCGGGCGCGCGCCTGCTGCTGCACGCTGAAGGCGATGCCAACGTGCGCGCCGTGCTGGAACGCATCGACGCCATCGAGGCGCTGGGCATCGCCGCCATCGACGTGTCGCCCGCGTACTGGCGCACGCTGGGCAATCGTCTTGCGGCTCGCCTTGCGCTGCCCGAATACACCGCCGAGCGGCACGCCGCCTGGCTGGCCGGGAAGGTGCTGCCATGA
- a CDS encoding S26 family signal peptidase: MTAPTTTANAPAVTPRPRSLLRARIVVATLAAIGFAALAWAAFVSPLPRLTYNPSDSVVVGWYRIDPFDPRTASLPRPLFVDSIVLVPLPATAAALAAQRGYLPTRVPLLKRVGAVAPQHVCIVAGQVRIDGVPSAAVLPADRLGRALPSLQLCRRLEPGELFLLSVTNPASFDSRYFGPVSASAVIGVARPIWLESRP; this comes from the coding sequence ATGACAGCCCCGACCACCACGGCCAACGCGCCCGCCGTGACGCCGCGTCCTCGCTCACTCCTGCGCGCTCGCATCGTCGTGGCGACACTGGCTGCCATCGGCTTCGCTGCGCTGGCCTGGGCGGCTTTCGTGTCGCCGCTGCCGCGTCTGACCTACAACCCGTCCGACAGCGTGGTGGTCGGCTGGTATCGCATCGACCCGTTCGATCCGCGCACCGCCTCGCTGCCACGTCCGTTGTTCGTGGACAGCATCGTGCTGGTGCCGCTTCCGGCCACGGCCGCCGCGCTCGCTGCGCAGCGCGGCTACCTGCCGACGCGCGTGCCGCTGCTCAAACGTGTGGGCGCGGTCGCGCCGCAACACGTCTGCATCGTCGCCGGTCAGGTACGCATCGACGGCGTGCCTTCGGCCGCCGTGCTGCCTGCCGACCGGCTGGGCCGGGCGCTGCCGTCCTTGCAGCTTTGCCGCCGCCTTGAACCGGGCGAACTGTTCCTGTTGAGCGTGACGAATCCGGCATCGTTCGACAGCCGCTATTTCGGCCCGGTCAGCGCATCCGCCGTGATCGGCGTTGCGCGTCCGATCTGGCTGGAGTCACGCCCATGA
- a CDS encoding relaxase/mobilization nuclease domain-containing protein: protein MTDRCDEDFRVRPSAPKNRGKGQGQSFVSKVLKQAGKASSGKSAVRRPGAAGTGQRPGSRLGRGHTAARFAGAKLTPMSRRVTIKTLLVNHQRASPQSLAKHLRYVERDGVGRDGEPGQAYGPQTDTADLDAFKERCADDRHHFRFIVSPEDGAELDDLRTYARHLVDRMEADLGTRLDWVAVDHWNTDNPHTHLIVRGHDDTGKDLIIAGDYIAHGFRHRAAELATEWLGPRTELEIQQTLGHEVEQERWTSLDRTLQREAGDDGRVWVERFNEPHLQRQRLLLIGRLQRLQRLGLADETQPGSWAIHADAEKTLRALGERGDIIRTMQRAMSGQPRELAVFEPGDDGRTIVGRVAAKGLADELHDRGYLVIDGVDGKAHYVALNARDELANYPTGAVVEVKGSADMRAADKNIAALASDGLYRADHHLAIEQGRAKPGRDPQEVVAAHVRRLEALRRAGIVERVAEGLWKVPDDLAERGRQYDAQRLGGVAVELKSHLPIERQTRVIGATWLDQKLIGGGRGLGDLGFGGDAKQAMQQRADFLAEQGLAERRGQRVMLARNLLGTLRNRELAQVAKNIAAETGLAHRPVADGQRVAGIYRRSVMLASGRYAMLDDGMGFSLVPWKPMIEQRLGHQVAATVRGRGVSWEFGRQRGASIS from the coding sequence ATGACTGACCGCTGCGACGAAGATTTCCGGGTGCGCCCCAGCGCCCCGAAGAACCGGGGCAAGGGCCAGGGCCAGAGCTTCGTTTCCAAGGTGCTCAAGCAGGCCGGCAAAGCCAGCAGCGGCAAGTCGGCGGTGCGCCGTCCTGGGGCGGCCGGCACCGGCCAGCGGCCTGGCTCGCGCCTGGGTCGCGGCCATACGGCGGCGCGCTTTGCCGGGGCGAAGCTAACGCCCATGTCGCGGCGCGTGACCATCAAGACCTTGCTGGTCAATCACCAACGGGCCAGTCCGCAATCGCTCGCCAAGCACCTGCGCTACGTCGAACGCGATGGCGTGGGCCGCGACGGCGAGCCGGGCCAAGCCTACGGGCCGCAGACCGACACCGCCGACCTCGATGCCTTCAAGGAACGCTGCGCCGATGACCGCCACCATTTCCGCTTCATCGTTTCGCCGGAGGACGGGGCCGAACTGGACGACCTGCGCACCTACGCCCGGCATCTGGTGGATCGCATGGAAGCTGACCTGGGCACGCGGCTGGATTGGGTGGCGGTCGATCACTGGAACACCGACAACCCGCATACCCACCTGATCGTGCGCGGGCACGACGACACCGGCAAAGACCTCATCATCGCGGGCGACTACATTGCCCACGGCTTTCGCCATCGCGCCGCCGAACTGGCGACGGAGTGGCTGGGGCCGCGCACCGAACTGGAGATCCAGCAGACCTTGGGGCACGAGGTGGAACAAGAGCGCTGGACTAGCCTGGATCGCACCTTGCAGCGCGAGGCCGGCGACGACGGCCGAGTGTGGGTCGAACGCTTCAACGAACCGCACTTGCAGCGCCAGCGCCTGCTGCTGATCGGCCGCCTGCAACGCTTGCAGCGCTTGGGCCTGGCCGACGAGACGCAGCCCGGCTCCTGGGCCATCCATGCCGATGCCGAGAAGACCTTGCGCGCCTTGGGCGAGCGTGGCGACATCATCCGCACCATGCAGCGGGCCATGAGCGGCCAGCCGCGCGAGCTGGCGGTGTTCGAGCCGGGCGACGACGGCCGCACCATCGTCGGCCGCGTGGCTGCCAAGGGGCTGGCCGACGAGCTGCACGACCGCGGCTATCTGGTCATCGACGGCGTGGACGGGAAGGCCCACTACGTCGCACTGAACGCCCGTGACGAGCTGGCGAACTACCCCACGGGCGCGGTAGTGGAAGTGAAGGGTTCGGCCGACATGCGCGCCGCCGACAAGAACATCGCCGCGCTGGCGAGCGATGGTCTGTACCGCGCCGATCACCACCTGGCCATCGAACAGGGCCGGGCCAAGCCCGGACGCGACCCGCAGGAGGTTGTTGCCGCCCACGTCCGGCGGCTGGAAGCGTTGCGCCGGGCTGGCATCGTGGAGCGTGTGGCAGAGGGGCTATGGAAGGTGCCGGACGACCTGGCCGAGCGTGGCCGTCAGTACGATGCGCAGCGCTTGGGCGGCGTGGCTGTGGAACTGAAATCGCACCTGCCCATCGAGCGGCAGACCCGCGTGATAGGCGCTACATGGCTCGACCAGAAACTGATCGGCGGCGGCCGCGGGCTGGGCGACCTGGGCTTCGGTGGCGATGCCAAGCAGGCGATGCAGCAGCGCGCCGACTTCCTGGCCGAACAGGGACTGGCCGAGCGGCGCGGGCAGCGCGTGATGCTCGCCCGGAACCTGCTGGGTACGCTGCGCAATCGGGAACTGGCGCAGGTGGCGAAGAACATTGCCGCCGAAACCGGTCTGGCGCATCGGCCAGTGGCCGACGGGCAGCGCGTGGCCGGCATCTACCGGCGCAGTGTCATGCTCGCCAGTGGGCGTTACGCCATGCTTGACGACGGCATGGGATTCAGCCTTGTGCCGTGGAAGCCGATGATCGAACAGCGGCTGGGGCACCAGGTCGCCGCGACGGTGCGCGGTAGGGGCGTATCATGGGAATTCGGACGCCAAAGAGGGGCCAGTATCTCTTGA
- a CDS encoding SDR family NAD(P)-dependent oxidoreductase, producing MTSIQGKTIIVTGAANGIGRAEADLLAQSGANVVFTDLDEVNGTSAAEAFGGHAIFVRHDVSSASDWERAIAAAIERFGRLDGLINNAGIYRPGSLEETTEEAFDRQVAVNQKGTFLGMKYAAAEMKKVGGGAIVNTSSICGIRGIRGCIAYNGTKWAIRGLTKTAAAELGPYGIRVNAILPGFIDTSILAANPPEMNRQAAKDAVLNRLGSPGDIASLARYLISDESSFVTGADFLADGGYTL from the coding sequence ATGACCTCTATACAAGGCAAGACCATTATTGTTACTGGTGCCGCCAATGGCATCGGACGAGCGGAAGCCGATCTGCTCGCGCAGTCGGGTGCGAACGTCGTCTTCACCGACCTAGACGAGGTCAACGGCACATCGGCAGCCGAAGCATTTGGTGGCCACGCAATTTTTGTCCGCCACGATGTTTCCTCCGCGTCGGATTGGGAGCGAGCAATCGCTGCTGCCATTGAGCGCTTCGGCCGCCTGGATGGACTGATCAACAATGCTGGCATCTACCGGCCAGGTTCGCTGGAAGAGACGACCGAGGAGGCCTTCGATAGGCAGGTCGCCGTCAATCAGAAAGGCACCTTTCTCGGCATGAAGTACGCTGCTGCCGAGATGAAGAAGGTGGGAGGCGGAGCGATCGTCAACACCTCGTCGATCTGCGGCATCCGTGGCATCCGTGGGTGTATCGCCTACAACGGTACCAAGTGGGCGATACGCGGCTTGACCAAAACGGCCGCCGCGGAACTCGGTCCATACGGCATCCGCGTCAATGCGATTCTGCCCGGTTTCATCGATACCAGCATCCTCGCCGCCAACCCGCCGGAGATGAATCGGCAGGCGGCCAAGGACGCTGTCCTCAACCGCCTGGGCTCCCCGGGGGACATCGCGTCACTGGCGAGGTACCTGATCTCGGACGAAAGCTCCTTTGTGACCGGTGCGGACTTCTTGGCCGACGGTGGCTACACTCTGTAA